The proteins below come from a single Dermatophagoides farinae isolate YC_2012a chromosome 7, ASM2471394v1, whole genome shotgun sequence genomic window:
- the LOC124496628 gene encoding LOW QUALITY PROTEIN: lysosomal alpha-mannosidase-like (The sequence of the model RefSeq protein was modified relative to this genomic sequence to represent the inferred CDS: deleted 1 base in 1 codon) has protein sequence MMNRPYSTSHHHLLRNKFMFNLFIIYSSIIILIIRTVNAHYCQSCAPTLPGVLNVHVVCHTHMDTGWVHTFDQYYHRYIPIIYNSVIESLAQHPRRKFIVVETSFFSRWYHNQPRTVQLVVHELVNSGQLEFISGGWSMNDEATAHYSSIIDNLSLGVKWLEKTFGQCGLTKTGWQIDPFGHSREQASLFSQMGFDSLFLGRVDHQDKNLRERMRTLEFIWKSSPSIGEKCDIFTGILPNVYWPPKGFCYDINCFDETLNQQNIMRKAREFIQTVRNQAKQYATNHTIITMGMDFYYQASEKWYSNLDYLFDAVNSLTATEKVHIIYSTPSCYARALNQLKRRWPIKLDDFYPYADAPDAYWTGYFTSRPSLKYAIKKGANLLQASNQLNVLAMRGLDHANQLQELKEVMGILQHHDAITGTCKQYVNDDYQRMLSQASDKAEQSFISAYMTLVQAKTAPGQSIIGFCRDMNISQCHYTEFIEDHLSSIMSIYNPIAHSLRHFVRIPVKNMQYKVVDHNEHVIPSQLVPIHPKILSLKERNSLATHELVFMSTLDPLGISSYLITKMSDYGSSEISENMLTNGQDVFLHNGKIGILIDGHTGFIKQIQLPNGENIPFVQSFWYYKATSRYSGDKPSGAYVFKPAHKNPYIVNTKSTYKIYRGSLVDEIHQVFTDWCTQVIRLYKNYNYIEFDWVVGPIPIGKFPDETGLEIVTKYETNFQNKQTFFTDSNGRETIRRIRHHRPTWDLQTGEEVSSNYYPVTSWTFIRDLSKNIQMTILTDRPQGTTSMVDGVIEMMLHRRLLFDDGYGMEEALNEPGHNSEGLIVRGKHRLIVDKIQESVRFMRKLSKTTSWIPLYLFRNVPAMYGPNLIVGLNTNGIREKLPVNIHLLSLEQWDEQNIVIRLEHFYEINEDIKYSQETMVRLSELFTNFIIVDVLEMNLLGTETLEQSERNKMKWMAELDPYENYTMVLSSSFTRDSQTIRRDSSGSFSILFKPMQIRTFLIRIRPRIY, from the exons atgatgAATCGTCCATATAGTAcgagtcatcatcatcttcttagGAATAAATTCatgttcaatttattcatcatttattcatcgatTATCATCTTGATCATTAGAACAGTAAATGCACATTATTGTCAG tcATGTGCACCAACATTACCGGGTGTATTGAATGTTCATGTTGTTTGTCATACACATATGGATACCGGATGGGTTCATacatttgatcaatattatcatcgat ATATTCCGATCATATATAATTCAGTTATAGAAAGTCTTGCACAACATCCCCGGCGTAAATTTATTGTCGTggaaacatcatttttttcaagatgGTATCATAATCAACCACGTACTGTACAGCTAGTCGTACATGAATTAGTGAATTCAG GACAATTGGAATTCATCAGCGGTGGTTGGAGTATGAATGATGAGGCAACTGCACATTATAGTTCCATTATTGATAATCTATCGTTGGGTGTTAAATGGCTTGAA AAAACATTCGGTCAATGTGGCCTTACGAAAACTGGTTGGCAAATTGATCCTTTTGGTCATTCACGGGAACAAGCATCACTGTTTTCACAGATGGGATTTGATTCACTATTTCTTGGCCGTGTTGATCATCAGGATAAAAATCTTCGTGAACGTATGAGAACTTTGGAATTTATATGGAAATCATCACCAAGTATTGGTGAGAAATGTGACATTTTCACCGGTATACTGCCGAACGTATATTGGCCACCAAAAGGTTTCTGTTATGAtatcaattgttttgatgaaacattgaatcaaCAGAATATAATGCGTAAAGCGAGagaatttattcaaacaGTACGAAATCAAGCCAAACAATATGCAACGAATCATACGATTATTACGATGGGAATGGATTTCTATTATCAAGCATCCGAGAAATGGTATAGCAATCTTGATTATCTATTTGATGCTGTTAATTCATTGACAGCGACGGAAAAAGTTcatattatttattcaacacCATCTTGTTATGCACGTgcattgaatcaattgaaacgTCGATGGCCAATTAAATTGGATGATTTTTACCCATATGCTGATGCACCAGATGCCTATTGGACTG GTTATTTTACTAGCCGaccatcattgaaatatgCAATCAAAAAAGGTGCCAATCTATTACAagcatcaaatcaattgaatgtgTTAGCAATGCGTGGCTTGGATCATGCTAATCAATTACAAGAATTAAAAGAAGTAATGGGTATTCTTCAACATCATGATGCCATAACAGGCACATGTAAACAatatgtaaatgatgattatcaacgAATGCTTTCCCAGGCCAGTGATAAAGCTGAACAATCATTTATATCTGCATATATGACATTAGTTCAGGCAAAAACAGCTCCCGGACAATCAATCATAGGTTTCTGTCGTGATATGAACATTTCCCAATGTCATTACACGGAATTTATCGAAGATCATTTAAGCAGTATAATGAGCATCTATAATCCAATTGCTCATTCATTACGACATTTTGTACGGATTCCAGTGAAAAATATGCAATATAAGGTTGTTGATCATAATGAACACGTCATACCATCACAATTGGTGCCGATTCATccgaaaattttatcattgaaagaaCGAAATTCATTAGCAACACATGAATTGGTTTTCATGTCCACCTTAGATCCATTAGGCATCTCTAGTTATCTAATTACGAAAATGAGTG atTATGGATCATCCGAAATATCGGAAAATATGCTCACCAATGGCCAGGATGTATTCCTacataatggaaaaattggCATCCTAATCGATGGCCATACTGGatttatcaaacaaattcaattgccAAATGGTGAAAATATACCGTTCGTACAATCATTCTGGTACTATAAGGCAACAAGTCGATATTCTGGTGATAAACCATCCGGGGCATATGTATTTAAACCAGCACATAAAAATCCATATATTGTTAATACAAAATCTACGTACAAAATTTATCGTGGATCATTGGTTGATGAAATACATCAGGTATTTACCGATTGGTGTACGCAGGTTATTCGACTGTATaagaattataattatattgaattCGATTGGGTTGTCGGACCTATACCGATTGGAAAATTTCCCGATGAAACTGGTCTGGAGATTGTCACcaaatatgaaacaaatttccagaataaacaaacatttttcaccGATTCTAATGGCCGTGAAACAATTCGTCGTATTCGCCATCATCGACCAACATGGGATTTACAAACCGGTGAAGAAGTCTCTAGTAATTATTATCCAGTAACAAGTTGGACATTTATTCGTGATCTGagcaaaaatattcaaatgacaATTCTGACTGATCGACCACAAGGTACAACCAGTATGGTTGATGGtgtcattgaaatgatgCTTCATCGTCGGCTActgtttgatgatggttacGGTATGGAAGAAGCACTAAATGAACCGGGACATAATTCTGAAGGTTTAATCGTACGCGGTAAACATCGACTTATTGTGGATAAAATACAGGAAAGTGTACGATTTATGCGTAAATTAAGTAAAACAACATCATGGATACCGTTATATCTTTTCCGTAATGTACCAGCAATGTATGGACCAAATCTAATTGTTGGTCTCAATACAAATGGAATACGTGAAAAATTACCAGTCAATATTCATCTATTATCACTGGAACAATGGGATGAACAAAACATCGTGATACGATTGGAACATTTTTATGAAATCAATGAAGATATTAAATATTCACAAGAAACAATGGTACGACTATCGGAATTATTcacaaatttcattattgtcgATGTATTGGAAATGAATCTACTCGGTACGGAAACATTGGAACAATCGGAAcgtaataaaatgaaatggatggCCGAATTGGATCCATATGAAAATTATACAATGGTTTTAAGTTCTAGTTTTACACGTG attCACAAACCATACGACGAGATAGTTCGGGCAGTTTTTCCATACTATTTAAACCAATGCAAATACGAACATTTCTAATTCGAATTAGGCCACGTATTTAttaa
- the LOC124496630 gene encoding LOW QUALITY PROTEIN: pancreatic triacylglycerol lipase (The sequence of the model RefSeq protein was modified relative to this genomic sequence to represent the inferred CDS: deleted 1 base in 1 codon) has translation MQLLSIIISIVCLSSTGLLAIPLYDHDGYIVQSIYNSTRNLITESNHCPDCESRHVCYDDIGCFSMDGPMGHVLLLPQSPKHIRTQFLAFKANDLKESHSIDAYDHDTFNVIDTDKKIAFIIHGFAESHTDPILMNAKDSLLKYRSDEIGTVIMVDWKHGATAPAYTQAATNTQVVGRQIAFLCNQIHKSRNVNVHNFYLVGFSLGGQVSGFAGKWSRTEYHWKFGRITGLDAAAPSFEGWEGAFLTKEDADFVDGIHTTTGGDILAGQLGFTSPYAHIDFYPNGGLVRQPHCPVGTGIACSHKTSVLYFEASISAEKTCHFSGHLCDNYQHYLDGKCKGSDSQMGFQSFKFTRAHGNHYLLTSADYPFCDKN, from the exons atgcaacttttatccatcattatttcgatcgtttgtttatcatcaaccGGTTTATTGGCCATACCAttatatgatcatgatggttACATCGTT CAATCCATCTATAATTCAACACGAAATTTAATCACCGAATCTAATCATTGTCCAGATTGTGAAAGTCGTCATGtttgttatgatgatattggcTGTTTCAGTATGGATGGTCCAATGGGACATGTATTGCTATTGCCACAATCACCGAAACATATTCGTACACAATTTTTAGCATTCAAAGCCAATGATTTGAAAGAATCACATTCAATCGATGcttatgatcatgatacaTTCAATGTGATCGATACggataaaaaaattgctttCATTATTCATGGTTTTGCTGAATCACATACTGAtccaatattgatgaatgcTAAAGACTCACTATTGAAATATCGTTCAGATGAAATCGGTACTGTTATTATGGTGGATTGGAAACATGGAGCCACTGCACCTGCATATACTCAAGCTGCAACCAATACTCAGGTGGTTGGACGACAGATCGCTTTTCTTTGTAATCAAATCCATAAATCACGCAATGTAAATGTTCACAATTTTTATCTTGTCGGTTTTTCATTGGGTGGCCAAGTTTCTGGTTTTGCCGGTAAATGGTCACGTACTGAATATCATTGGAAATTTGGCCGTATCACTGGCTTAGATGCAGCTGCACCATCGTTTGAAGGATGGGAAGGTGCTTTCCTAACGAAAGAAGATGCCGATTTTGTAGATGGTATTCACACAACTACCGGTGGTGATATATTGGCCGGACAATTAGGTTTTACATCACCATATGCACATATTGATTTCTATCCAAATGGTGGTTTGGTTCGTCAACCACACTGTCCAGTAGGCACTGGAATTGCTTGTAGTCATAAAACATCGGTCTTGTATTTTGAAGCATCAATAAGTGCCGAAAAAACATGTCATTTTTCTGGCCATTTATGtgataattatcaacattatttgGATGGTAAATGTAAAGGTAGCGATAGTCAAATGggttttcaatcattcaaattcaccCGTGCACATGGTAATCATTATCTATTGACTAGTGCTGATTATCCATTTTgtgataaaaattaa
- the LOC124496629 gene encoding uncharacterized protein LOC124496629, with protein sequence MIMMIFKLNFSILVITTIIINGNAFEEFTTNSTTFDDDDDDNSTTTTINYDDANGRSLSLSSIEDLPRQGRIINDEKMSIKGFIPIVGLSTSETSSDDNRNKKNTVERNSYDNRPEIDGANIYDDQSLTNVQQHQAGPEDQRFIGAALQGLIGNFANGGGGIGGSKIGSIRPNYGIIGGNSPVQRKSDCICVPFYMCRNGVLVGSITDPYNNLYQQRKNDQQQQQQQQIDDDVYGAINERSFDGNSNANNNTNKFAEEILGRMIGVGGNRQMADKCGLLRTCCQRPYNLNSNSISMIMNDPQQLNIDYIDSVVTPPSMSYNNGGQSIYRPPQQLPPLEHVYHQQPIKAVVNRPAYITRPPPPLSYHQRPPKVINSLHSHSIPSFDLDHHHHQPSIAPSLPIPIRNDHLPRPNVAYHNCGQRQSIGINGRVQNLNYHQSSTEFAEYPWQVAILKRIGPSDNLYVCGGALISSSFIITAAHCIKKFQAHDLKIRLGEWDVHREDEFYPYVEKNVEEIFIHPNFVPRNLANDVALLKLDTELDLSQHPHISPICMPQTFESFAGHRCYVAGWGKNAFGHQGEYQSVLMKVDLPVLDSRMCENQLKHTKLGYGFRLDRSMICAGGEPGKDACEGDGGSGLVCESNGIWQVVGLVSWGLGCGQGGIPGVYTNVAHIRNWIDKIVLPYYVNHHNHNHHHHHNQIMISKPIPNFNELINERSLNGNSTTEILNNDKTSPVMVTNVNNNNNNNNKSTQ encoded by the exons atgatcatgatgattttcaaattgaatttttcgattctagtgatcaccaccatcatcataaatggcAATGCTTTCGAAGAATTCACTACAAATTCTACGacgtttgatgatgatgatgatgataattcaacgacgacaaccataaattatgatgatgcaaatggtcgatcattatcattatcatcgattgaaGATCTACCAAGACAAGGAcgtattattaatgatgaaaaaatgtcaatcaaaGGATTCATACCGATTGTTGGTCTTTCAACATCCGAAACATCATCAGATGATAATCgtaataagaaaaatacCGTCGAACGAAATAGTTATGATAATCGGCCAGAAATTGATGGCGCaaatatttatgatgatcaatcgtTGACGaatgttcaacaacatcagGCTGGTCCTGAAGATCAACGTTTTATTGGTGCTGCATTACAAGGtttgattggaaattttgccaatggtggtggtggtatcgGTGGCAGTAAAATTGGTTCGATTCGACCAAATTACGGTATCATTGGTGGAAATAGTCCTGTACAGCGAAAAAGTGATTGTATCTGTGTTCCATTCTATATGTGTCGAAATGGTGTTTTAGTTGGTTCGATTACTGATCCATATAATAATCTTTATCAACAACgtaaaaatgatcaacaacaacaacaacaacaacaaattgatgatgatgtctatGGTGCAATCAATGAACGAAGTTTTGATGGTAATTCTaatgctaataataatacaaacaaatttgCTGAAGAAATTCTTGGCCGTATGATCGGTGTTGGTGGCAATCGTCAAATGGCCGATAAATGTGGCCTATTACGAACCTGTTGTCAACGACCatataatttaaattcaaattcaatttcaatgattatgaatgatcCACAACAATTAAATATCGATTATATTGACTCTGTTGTTACACCACCATCAATGTCTTATAATAATGGTGGACAATCTATTTATCGACCACCACAGCAACTGCCACCATTGGAACATGTTTATCATCAGCAACCAATTAAAGCTGTTGTTAATCGGCCAGCATACATTACaagaccaccaccaccattatcttATCATCAACGACCACCAAAAGTAATCAATTCGTTACATAGTCATTCGATACCTTCATTTGAtctcgatcatcatcatcatcaaccatcaaTCGCACCATCATTACCAATACCAATACGAAATGATCATTTGCCAAGACCAAATGTAGCATATCATAATTGTGGTCAACGACAATCAATAGGAATCAATGGTCGTGTACAGAATcttaattatcatcaatcatcaacggAATTTGCTGAATATCCATGGCAGGTTGCCATTTTAAAACGAATTGGTCCATCGGATAATCTATATGTTTGTGGTGGTGCTTTGATTAGTTCCAGTTTCATTATTACTGCTGCTCATTGTATCAAAAA ATTCCAGGCACATGATCTAAAAATTCGATTAGGCGAATGGGATGTACATCGTGAAGATGAATTCTATCCATATGTTGAAAAGAATGTGGAAgagatttttattcatccaaATTTCGTACCACGTAATTTGGCTAATGATGTTGCTCTATTGAAATTGGATACCGAACTGGATCTTAGCCAACATCCACATATATCACCAATTTGTATGCCacaaacattcgaatcatttgCTGGTCATCGATGTTATGTTGCTGGATGGGGAAAGAATGCTTTTGGTCATCAAGGTGAATATCAAAGTGTTTTGATGAAAGTTGATCTTCCCGTATTGGATTCACGAATGtgtgaaaatcaattgaaacacACGAAATTGGGTTACGGGTTCCGATTGGATCGATCGATGATTTGTGCTGGTGGTGAACCTGGTAAAGATGCCTGTGAAGGTGATGGTGGTAGTGGATTAGTTTGCGAATCAAATGGTATATGGCAAGTGGTTGGTCTTGTAAGCTGGGGTCTTGGTTGTGGTCAAGGTGGCATACCTGGCGTGTATACGAACGTCGCTCATATTCGTAATTGGATCGATAAAATTGTTTTGCCATATTATGtcaatcatcacaatcacaatcatcatcatcatcataatcagatCATGATCTCAAAACCCATTcctaatttcaatgaattaattaatgaacGAAGTTTAAATGGAAATTCAACCACAGAAATACTCAATAATGACAAAACATCACCAGTGATGGTCACcaatgtcaacaacaacaacaacaacaacaacaagagtacccaataa